In Clostridium sporogenes, one genomic interval encodes:
- a CDS encoding superoxide dismutase has product MIIAKDYPFNNVKGISLKQLKEHYKLYDGYVNKLNEIWSIPNNSEDFKDSNATFSKLRCIKLGESYALDGVKLHELYFQNMTSGYIPINGPILDKILEDFNSVENFTELLKETGKSMRGWVVLGIDPLDNKLHIFGSDSHDNGALWLSYPLLVMDVYEHAYFMDFGTDKEKYMNAFLQNINWNLINHRLGMYYTLINALKHNILLINKMKHRNMFY; this is encoded by the coding sequence ATGATTATTGCTAAAGATTATCCTTTTAATAATGTAAAAGGAATAAGTTTGAAACAACTGAAGGAACATTATAAATTATATGATGGTTATGTAAATAAACTAAATGAAATTTGGAGTATACCTAACAACTCTGAAGATTTTAAAGATAGTAATGCCACTTTTAGCAAATTAAGATGCATAAAATTAGGAGAAAGCTATGCTTTAGATGGAGTTAAATTACATGAACTATATTTTCAAAATATGACTTCTGGATATATTCCTATAAATGGACCTATACTAGATAAGATCCTAGAAGATTTTAATTCCGTAGAAAACTTCACGGAACTACTTAAAGAAACTGGTAAGTCTATGAGAGGATGGGTTGTACTAGGTATAGATCCTTTAGATAATAAACTTCACATTTTTGGCTCTGATTCTCACGATAATGGTGCCCTATGGCTTTCCTATCCATTACTCGTAATGGATGTGTATGAGCATGCTTATTTTATGGATTTTGGAACAGATAAAGAGAAATATATGAATGCTTTTCTTCAAAATATAAACTGGAATTTAATAAATCACAGATTAGGTATGTACTATACCCTAATAAATGCTTTAAAACATAATATACTTTTAATTAACAAAATGAAGCACAGAAATATGTTTTATTAA